A genomic region of Metopolophium dirhodum isolate CAU chromosome 1, ASM1992520v1, whole genome shotgun sequence contains the following coding sequences:
- the LOC132933014 gene encoding uncharacterized protein LOC132933014 encodes MLGDCQATLMFLKIMDLNKIHLVSCLSMLDENMLKEIVPKIGDRAKLKSNINDWRKILDMTNDKVNFLNISNDYPQDLNISITPPLTIPEFEENILTTNTDNESVVLDSETSTHSSIDSKTDEGLPLLDYLKKNSEGRAILASNKTTLDNAARRKLCSIIVRMELQDDPEKQFKTPRLLSLSQEIVKIFPGEHISTYFIPYINYGPMLKKSAKGILLDCFNNRRREYKKVGLIANSPKHTDHSLPKSALLLASTQPVVYTDSENVDESLSWLHNSSDPWDLVVKHWSITRATRLKKFWTQILKRYP; translated from the exons ATGCTTGGGGATTGTCAAGCTACATTGATGTTTTTAAAG ATCATGGACTTAAACAAGATACATCTAGTATCTTGTTTAAGTATGCTTGACGAAAATATGCTTAAAGAAATAGTTCCAAAAATCGGCGATAGAGCCaagctaaaatcaaatattaatgattggCGTAAGATATTAGATATGACCAatgataaagtaaattttttg aatatttcaaATGATTACCCTCAAGATctaaatataagtattacacCACCATTAACTATTCCtgaatttgaagaaaatattttaactacaaacaCTGATAATGAATCTGTAGTTTTGGATAGCGAAACATCAACACATTCTTCTATAGATAGTAAAACAGATGag gGTCTTCCACTactagattatttaaaaaaaaattctgaaggTCGTGCTATTTTGGCATCCAATAAAACGACACTGGACAATGCTGCCAGAAGAAAACTGTGCAGTATTATAGTAAGAATGGAACTACAAGACGACccagaaaaacaatttaaaactccACGTTTACTGAGTCTTTCACAAGAAATCGTTAAAATTTTTCCAGGCGaacatataagtacatattttattccgtacataaattatg gTCCCATGTTAAAAAAGTCTGCTAAAGGGATACTTTTAGACTGTTTTAACAACAGGAGGAGGGAATATAAGAAAGTGGGATTAATTGCTAACTCTCCTAAGCATACAGACCATTCACTCCCAAAATCAGCACTACTACTAGCTAGTACCCAACCAGTTGTTTATACTG atagtgaaaatgttgatgaatcTTTATCGTGGCTCCACAATTCTTCTGACCCATGGGATCTTGTTGTAAAACATTGGTCGATTACAAGAGCCacacgtttaaaaaaattttggacTCAAATTCTGAAGAGATATCCATAG